One Maribacter dokdonensis DSW-8 genomic region harbors:
- a CDS encoding GNAT family N-acetyltransferase: MTLKGKQIYLRALEKKDLDFLYLLENDTSVWEVSGTVTPYSKDVLRFYLENAHRDIFDVKQLRLVICTHEHNTLGLIDVFDFEPNHKRAGIGIVILNQAERNKGIGAEAITLLTEYLFEALGLRQVYANILEDNLASLHLFQKLGFQQVGVKKDWVRFKNTFKNEILLQKINS; the protein is encoded by the coding sequence GTGACATTGAAAGGAAAACAGATTTATCTAAGGGCTTTGGAAAAAAAAGACCTTGATTTTCTGTATCTATTGGAGAATGATACCAGCGTATGGGAAGTTAGTGGAACGGTAACTCCGTATTCAAAAGACGTACTTAGATTTTATTTGGAGAATGCGCATAGGGATATCTTTGATGTTAAACAGTTACGTCTGGTCATTTGTACACATGAGCATAACACATTGGGGTTGATAGATGTCTTTGATTTTGAGCCAAATCACAAAAGAGCTGGTATTGGTATTGTGATATTGAACCAGGCAGAAAGAAATAAGGGGATTGGGGCAGAAGCAATTACCTTACTTACGGAGTATTTGTTCGAAGCCTTAGGATTACGACAGGTATATGCCAATATATTAGAAGATAATTTGGCTAGCCTTCATTTGTTCCAAAAGTTAGGATTTCAACAAGTTGGGGTCAAGAAAGATTGGGTGCGCTTTAAAAATACCTTTAAGAACGAAATATTATTACAAAAAATAAATAGTTAA
- the dapF gene encoding diaminopimelate epimerase, with product MENTFYKYQGTGNDFVMVDNRNGQFPKDDYPLIAKICNRRFGVGADGLILLENDAETDFRMVYFNADGKEGSMCGNGGRCIVAFAHFLKVIEKETVFIAVDGLHEATITDDVVSLKMLDVKEIKEKTNALFMDTGSPHHVQLVNGLKSFNVVKEGARMRYGVYGEKGSNINFVEKNDEGGFDIRTYERGVEDETLSCGTGVTAVALGMYHLGNTKENTIGIKALGGNLEVSFKEQNGSYSDIYLKGEAKQVFKGELTW from the coding sequence ATGGAAAATACATTTTATAAATATCAAGGTACGGGTAATGATTTTGTAATGGTAGATAATCGTAATGGACAGTTTCCAAAGGACGATTATCCATTGATTGCAAAAATCTGTAATAGACGATTTGGCGTAGGTGCAGACGGTTTAATTTTATTGGAAAATGATGCCGAAACCGATTTTAGAATGGTTTATTTCAATGCGGATGGCAAAGAAGGGAGTATGTGTGGTAATGGTGGTAGATGTATTGTTGCTTTTGCACATTTTTTAAAGGTTATTGAAAAGGAAACTGTATTTATAGCAGTTGATGGTTTACATGAAGCTACAATAACAGATGATGTGGTAAGTCTTAAAATGTTGGACGTTAAGGAAATAAAGGAAAAAACCAATGCTCTTTTTATGGATACGGGATCACCGCACCATGTACAATTGGTCAATGGGTTAAAATCGTTTAATGTTGTAAAGGAAGGTGCACGCATGCGCTATGGCGTGTATGGTGAAAAGGGCAGTAATATTAATTTTGTTGAAAAGAATGATGAAGGTGGTTTTGATATTAGGACATATGAACGTGGTGTGGAAGATGAAACCTTGTCTTGTGGAACTGGAGTAACTGCGGTGGCTCTTGGAATGTATCACCTAGGGAATACAAAAGAGAATACGATCGGTATCAAAGCCCTTGGTGGTAATTTGGAAGTTTCATTCAAAGAACAGAACGGTTCTTATTCGGATATTTACCTAAAAGGGGAGGCTAAACAGGTTTTTAAAGGTGAACTAACGTGGTGA
- a CDS encoding S1C family serine protease has product MKRIASLLFVSVFAGAITLGAYKLFFEKENFTIITQDNNNGIVNASYTPTSARGAGINEVDFTNAAENTVNAVVHVKNITINKAPTNIFDFFYGTSGKVVPQVGTGSGVIISSDGYIVTNNHVISRANQLQVTLNNNRTYNAELIGTDPNSDIALIKIDPNEKLPYLAFGDSDQTKIGEWVLAVGNPFNLTSTVTAGIVSAKARNLGKNQSFIQTDAAVNPGNSGGALVNTNGDLVGINTAITSQTGSYVGYSFAVPSNIAKKVIQDILEYGNVQKGFMGIRPAPVNTRDAIEKGINNIDGVYIEFIEEESAAQEAGIVVGDIIKKVDEIDVHKYPDLTGYLSTKRPGDTLEIVIDRKDEQLILPLTLKERQTLVVPEMGLEVKNLTEQDKKVYKTKTGVKIIGVPERYRGYGLSEKVIVKIDDQEIGNIDDAYTAFGGISKYGKTVITMLGSNGQRDRLIFQ; this is encoded by the coding sequence ATGAAAAGAATAGCTAGTCTCCTATTTGTATCCGTTTTTGCAGGTGCGATTACATTGGGTGCTTATAAACTATTTTTCGAAAAGGAAAATTTTACCATTATTACCCAAGATAATAATAACGGAATAGTAAACGCAAGTTATACACCTACTTCCGCTAGAGGTGCGGGCATCAATGAGGTTGATTTCACTAATGCCGCCGAGAATACCGTGAATGCCGTTGTCCACGTAAAGAACATAACCATTAATAAGGCCCCTACCAATATATTCGACTTTTTTTACGGTACCAGTGGAAAAGTAGTACCACAAGTAGGTACGGGATCTGGAGTAATAATTTCTTCTGATGGATATATTGTTACCAATAATCATGTAATCAGTAGAGCAAATCAACTACAGGTTACTTTGAACAACAATAGAACATACAATGCCGAGTTGATAGGTACGGATCCAAATTCTGATATTGCCCTTATAAAAATAGACCCAAATGAAAAATTACCATACTTGGCATTTGGTGATTCCGATCAAACCAAAATTGGCGAATGGGTATTGGCTGTTGGAAATCCTTTTAACCTGACTTCTACCGTTACAGCGGGTATTGTCAGTGCAAAAGCTAGAAACCTTGGGAAAAACCAATCTTTCATTCAGACAGATGCCGCCGTAAACCCCGGAAACTCAGGTGGCGCATTGGTAAACACTAATGGGGACCTCGTAGGTATCAATACAGCAATAACCTCGCAAACCGGATCTTATGTAGGTTATTCATTTGCGGTACCCAGCAATATTGCAAAAAAAGTAATTCAGGATATTTTAGAATACGGTAATGTTCAAAAGGGATTTATGGGCATTAGACCTGCACCTGTAAACACAAGAGATGCTATAGAAAAAGGCATAAACAATATTGATGGAGTGTACATTGAATTTATTGAAGAAGAATCTGCAGCGCAGGAGGCCGGAATCGTAGTCGGTGATATCATCAAAAAAGTTGATGAAATCGATGTGCACAAATACCCTGATCTAACAGGATACTTATCCACAAAAAGACCCGGTGACACTTTAGAAATTGTAATCGACAGAAAAGATGAGCAGCTAATATTACCATTAACCCTAAAGGAGAGACAAACCTTAGTGGTTCCGGAGATGGGCTTAGAAGTTAAAAACCTAACCGAACAAGATAAGAAGGTATACAAAACCAAAACGGGTGTAAAAATTATTGGAGTACCGGAACGTTATAGAGGTTACGGCCTATCAGAAAAAGTAATCGTCAAAATCGATGATCAAGAAATAGGAAATATTGACGATGCATATACAGCGTTTGGCGGCATTTCAAAATATGGAAAAACCGTGATTACCATGTTAGGATCCAATGGCCAAAGAGACCGCCTCATATTTCAATAA
- a CDS encoding glyceraldehyde-3-phosphate dehydrogenase, whose product MAPQTTFEKELAFQADRRKATTEFIKIVSDLWYDKSIEIVLFKNQVIDKNVSDIMHLHEYAGEFVQKPISIFDSVEILRSISDMALPPSKLDIGKLTYEYHSDTNILNNVKSFVIDKLQSAQDFKSIEPKDVVLYGFGRIGRLVARELMSKTGKGNQLRLRAIVVRGKPSIENLEKRASLLRTDSVHGIFNGTVKVDYSNLKLIINGTTVHVIYANMPEEIDYTEYGINEALVIDNTGAFRTKEQLERHLQANGAAKVLLTAPGKEVANIVHGVNHLEYSPDDTDIFSAASCTTNAITPILKAIEETFGIEKGHLETIHAYTNDQNLVDNMHGKYRRGRAAALNMVITETGAGKAVTKALPSLEGKLTSNAIRVPVPNGSLAILNLEINQKTSLEGVNSMIKKYALEGDLVEQIKYSLDKELVSSDIIGTSAPSIYDSMATIVSGTGKSVILYIWYDNEYGYSHQVIRLAKYIAKVRRFTYY is encoded by the coding sequence ATGGCTCCACAAACCACTTTTGAAAAAGAGCTGGCATTTCAAGCGGATCGTAGAAAAGCTACAACGGAATTTATCAAAATCGTAAGTGATCTTTGGTATGACAAATCCATTGAAATTGTCCTTTTTAAAAATCAGGTTATTGACAAAAATGTTAGCGATATAATGCACTTGCATGAGTATGCTGGTGAATTCGTACAAAAACCCATTTCTATTTTTGATTCTGTAGAAATACTAAGGTCAATTTCAGACATGGCGTTGCCACCTTCTAAGTTAGATATTGGTAAATTAACTTATGAATACCATTCTGACACCAACATTCTTAACAATGTAAAATCTTTTGTAATAGATAAATTACAATCTGCTCAAGACTTCAAAAGTATAGAACCTAAAGATGTAGTACTATATGGTTTTGGAAGAATAGGTAGATTAGTTGCAAGAGAACTTATGTCCAAAACAGGAAAAGGCAATCAATTAAGACTTAGAGCTATTGTAGTAAGAGGCAAGCCTAGTATTGAAAATCTTGAAAAAAGAGCCAGCCTACTTAGAACAGATTCTGTACACGGTATTTTTAATGGCACCGTAAAAGTAGACTACTCAAACCTAAAATTGATCATCAATGGCACAACTGTACATGTAATATATGCCAATATGCCAGAAGAAATCGACTATACGGAGTACGGTATAAACGAAGCTTTGGTGATAGACAATACAGGAGCTTTTAGAACTAAAGAACAATTAGAAAGGCATTTACAAGCCAACGGAGCCGCCAAAGTTTTATTAACCGCTCCAGGCAAAGAAGTTGCCAATATAGTACATGGTGTAAACCATTTAGAATATTCACCTGATGACACAGATATATTTTCTGCAGCATCATGTACCACAAACGCCATAACTCCTATTTTAAAGGCAATAGAAGAAACTTTTGGCATTGAGAAAGGACATTTAGAAACCATACATGCCTATACCAATGATCAAAATTTGGTAGACAATATGCATGGTAAATACAGAAGGGGCCGTGCTGCGGCACTCAACATGGTTATTACTGAAACCGGTGCAGGCAAAGCAGTAACAAAAGCCTTACCTTCTTTGGAAGGCAAACTTACCTCTAATGCCATTAGAGTTCCTGTACCCAACGGATCACTAGCTATTCTTAATTTGGAAATTAATCAAAAAACATCACTAGAAGGTGTAAACTCCATGATCAAGAAATATGCATTAGAAGGAGATTTAGTTGAACAAATAAAATACTCACTTGATAAAGAATTGGTTTCTTCCGATATTATAGGAACCTCTGCCCCATCTATTTACGATAGCATGGCTACAATAGTTTCCGGTACAGGAAAGAGTGTTATATTATATATATGGTATGACAATGAGTATGGTTATTCTCATCAAGTAATTCGTTTAGCCAAATACATTGCCAAAGTAAGACGTTTTACCTATTATTAA
- a CDS encoding GNAT family N-acetyltransferase: MVNIEQVTTSEINDIIPLFDGYRVFYKMKSDLDAARIFLQDRVTNNESVIFTAYEGKNAIGFVQLYFTFSSVSLEKSIILNDLYVAAEHRGKSVGQQLLLKSQEFCKINGYKGLALETAIDNPAQKLYEKLGWEKDSHCFHYFWQVK; encoded by the coding sequence ATGGTCAATATAGAACAAGTAACGACATCAGAAATTAACGACATTATACCTCTTTTTGATGGATATAGAGTTTTTTATAAAATGAAATCTGATTTAGATGCCGCAAGAATATTTCTGCAAGATAGAGTGACAAATAACGAATCCGTAATATTCACTGCTTATGAAGGAAAAAACGCCATTGGCTTTGTTCAGCTCTATTTCACCTTTTCCTCGGTAAGCTTAGAGAAATCGATTATATTAAACGATTTGTATGTTGCAGCCGAACATAGAGGTAAATCCGTAGGACAACAATTACTACTAAAATCTCAAGAATTCTGTAAAATAAATGGTTATAAAGGCCTTGCCCTGGAGACCGCTATTGACAACCCAGCTCAAAAATTATATGAAAAGCTTGGCTGGGAGAAAGATTCCCACTGTTTTCATTACTTTTGGCAGGTTAAATGA
- the trmD gene encoding tRNA (guanosine(37)-N1)-methyltransferase TrmD translates to MRIDIITVLPELLTSPFEASILKRAIEKDLVEVHFHNLRDYTDTKYRNVDDYQFGGGAGMVLMIEPIDKCISSLKSERTYDEVIYMTPDGATLNQKTANTLSLAKNIIILCGHYKGVDQRVRDLFITKEISIGDYVLSGGELGAAVLCDAVIRLLPGVLNDETSALTDTFQDGLLAPPVYTRPAEYKGMTVPDVLLSGNFGKIEEWRENKAYERTEKLRPDLLE, encoded by the coding sequence ATGAGAATAGACATAATTACAGTATTGCCCGAACTACTCACTAGCCCATTTGAAGCTTCCATTTTAAAAAGAGCAATAGAAAAAGATTTGGTTGAAGTCCATTTTCATAACCTCAGGGATTATACCGATACAAAATATAGAAATGTAGATGATTATCAATTTGGAGGAGGAGCCGGTATGGTACTTATGATAGAGCCCATTGACAAATGTATCTCCAGCTTAAAGTCCGAAAGAACATACGATGAAGTCATTTATATGACTCCAGATGGTGCAACCCTAAATCAAAAAACCGCCAACACACTTTCATTGGCAAAAAATATAATAATTCTTTGCGGTCATTATAAAGGCGTTGACCAACGTGTACGCGATCTTTTTATAACCAAAGAAATATCCATTGGCGACTATGTACTTTCAGGTGGAGAATTGGGCGCCGCAGTTTTATGCGATGCAGTCATTAGATTATTGCCAGGCGTACTTAATGATGAAACATCAGCACTAACTGATACCTTTCAAGATGGTCTGCTTGCGCCACCCGTATACACTAGACCTGCGGAGTATAAAGGAATGACAGTGCCAGACGTACTATTAAGCGGTAACTTTGGCAAGATTGAAGAATGGAGAGAAAACAAAGCTTACGAACGTACCGAAAAATTACGTCCAGATTTGCTAGAGTAA
- the rplS gene encoding 50S ribosomal protein L19, whose product MESLIKFVQDEFVTKKEFPKFSAGDTITVYYEIKEGEKTRTQFFKGVVIQRRGTGSTETFTIRKMSGTVGVERIFPINLPALQKIEVNKRGKVRRSRIYYFRELTGKKARIKEVRG is encoded by the coding sequence ATGGAATCATTAATAAAATTTGTACAAGACGAATTCGTAACTAAAAAAGAATTTCCAAAATTTTCTGCTGGTGATACAATCACTGTTTACTACGAAATTAAGGAAGGTGAAAAAACAAGAACACAGTTCTTTAAAGGTGTTGTAATACAACGTAGAGGTACCGGTTCTACAGAAACATTTACTATTCGTAAAATGTCTGGAACAGTTGGTGTTGAGCGTATCTTCCCAATTAACTTACCTGCACTTCAAAAAATTGAAGTTAACAAACGTGGTAAAGTACGTAGATCTAGAATTTACTACTTCCGTGAATTAACTGGTAAGAAAGCTAGAATTAAAGAAGTAAGAGGATAA
- a CDS encoding NADP-dependent isocitrate dehydrogenase, which produces MSKIFYTKTDEAPALATESFLPIVKAFTKSSGIEIETKDISLAGRIAATFPEFLSKEQQVSNDLEELGNMAKQPEANIIKLPNISASVPQLNEAIAELQAKGYNIPNYPDEPKTDEEKQIKAKYDKIKGSAVNPVLREGNSDRRAPRAVKNYAKQNPHSMGAWSSSSKTHVATMGDGDFQANEKSTTLANATTVQIKLVSEGSETILKDNLSLLKGEIIDATVMNKTALLDFLQAEIKDAKDKGILFSVHLKATMMKVSDPIIFGHVVETFFKPVFVKYADTFDKLGISPNDGLASLYQKIEKLTTNEKDAITKDLDEALANGPDLAMVNSDKGITNLHVPSDIIIDASMPAMIRNSGQMWNAEGKSQDTKAVIPDSSYAGIYTATIDFCKEHGAFDPTTMGTVPNVGLMAQKAEEYGSHDKTFEISQSGTVQVVDTTSGKVLLEHTVSSGDIWRMCQVKDAPIQDWVKLAVSRARATDVPAVFWLDENRSHDAELIKKVNTYLAQEDTNGLDIQIMSPIKATAFTLKRMKDGKDTISVSGNVLRDYLTDLFPILEVGTSAKMLSIVPLMNGGGLFETGAGGSAPKHVEQFLEEGHLRWDSLGEFLALGVSLEFYGEKNGNAAAKVLGDTLDSATEKFLLNDKSPSRKVKELDTRGSHFFLAKYWAEALALQDDNAELKAIFSKVSSEINNKENDILSELIDAQGSTQDVGGYYKPETALVQKAMRPSSTLNGILESI; this is translated from the coding sequence ATGTCCAAAATTTTTTATACCAAAACAGACGAGGCGCCTGCATTGGCTACAGAGTCTTTTTTACCTATTGTAAAAGCTTTCACAAAATCATCAGGAATTGAAATCGAAACTAAAGATATTTCTTTAGCCGGCAGAATTGCTGCTACCTTTCCAGAGTTTTTATCGAAAGAACAACAGGTGTCCAATGATTTGGAAGAATTGGGCAACATGGCAAAACAGCCAGAAGCAAACATTATAAAATTACCTAACATAAGTGCATCGGTTCCTCAATTGAACGAGGCTATCGCAGAATTGCAAGCTAAGGGTTACAACATACCAAACTACCCAGACGAGCCTAAAACTGATGAGGAAAAGCAAATAAAGGCGAAGTACGATAAAATTAAAGGTAGTGCCGTAAACCCTGTTTTAAGGGAAGGTAACTCTGACCGTAGAGCTCCTAGAGCTGTAAAGAATTACGCAAAGCAAAATCCTCATAGCATGGGTGCATGGAGCTCTAGCTCTAAAACTCATGTAGCAACAATGGGTGATGGCGATTTTCAAGCCAATGAGAAATCAACAACATTAGCCAATGCCACTACGGTACAGATAAAATTGGTTTCCGAAGGCTCAGAAACTATTCTAAAAGATAATTTAAGCCTGCTTAAGGGTGAAATTATCGATGCAACGGTAATGAACAAAACAGCCTTGCTAGATTTTCTTCAAGCAGAAATTAAAGATGCAAAAGATAAAGGCATCCTTTTTTCAGTGCATTTAAAGGCTACAATGATGAAAGTTTCCGACCCTATTATTTTTGGTCATGTTGTTGAAACTTTCTTTAAACCCGTATTTGTAAAATATGCAGACACTTTCGATAAATTAGGTATTAGTCCTAATGATGGACTTGCCAGTTTATACCAGAAGATTGAAAAATTAACCACTAATGAAAAAGATGCCATTACTAAAGATTTAGATGAAGCTTTGGCTAATGGACCAGATCTAGCAATGGTAAATTCAGACAAAGGAATTACCAACCTACACGTTCCAAGTGATATTATTATTGATGCATCTATGCCAGCTATGATCAGAAACTCCGGTCAAATGTGGAATGCGGAAGGTAAATCTCAAGACACCAAAGCTGTAATACCAGATAGTAGCTATGCAGGTATTTATACGGCTACCATTGATTTCTGTAAAGAACATGGTGCGTTTGACCCTACTACTATGGGTACCGTACCAAATGTTGGTCTAATGGCACAAAAGGCAGAGGAGTATGGCTCACATGACAAAACTTTTGAAATTAGCCAAAGCGGAACTGTACAGGTAGTTGACACCACTAGTGGTAAAGTATTACTTGAGCATACCGTAAGCAGTGGCGATATTTGGCGTATGTGCCAGGTTAAAGACGCTCCTATTCAAGACTGGGTAAAATTGGCAGTATCTAGAGCAAGAGCTACCGATGTACCTGCTGTATTCTGGTTAGACGAGAACAGATCACATGATGCCGAGTTAATTAAGAAGGTAAATACATATTTAGCACAAGAGGACACTAATGGTTTGGACATCCAAATTATGTCTCCAATTAAAGCCACAGCTTTCACATTAAAAAGAATGAAAGATGGCAAGGATACTATATCTGTTTCCGGAAATGTATTAAGAGATTACCTTACTGACCTCTTCCCTATTTTGGAAGTAGGAACAAGTGCCAAAATGTTATCGATTGTTCCTTTAATGAACGGCGGTGGACTTTTTGAAACAGGAGCAGGTGGCTCAGCACCAAAGCACGTAGAACAATTCCTAGAGGAAGGTCATTTAAGATGGGATTCTTTGGGTGAATTCTTAGCATTAGGCGTTTCTTTGGAGTTCTATGGAGAAAAGAATGGAAATGCAGCAGCAAAGGTTCTTGGTGATACCTTGGATAGTGCTACCGAGAAATTTTTATTGAACGACAAGTCTCCTTCAAGAAAAGTAAAAGAACTGGATACAAGGGGTAGTCATTTTTTCTTGGCAAAATACTGGGCAGAAGCATTGGCGCTACAAGATGATAACGCTGAATTAAAAGCTATTTTCTCTAAAGTAAGTTCAGAAATCAATAACAAGGAAAATGATATCCTTTCAGAATTGATAGATGCACAAGGATCAACACAAGATGTGGGTGGTTATTATAAGCCAGAAACCGCTTTGGTTCAAAAAGCAATGAGACCAAGTTCTACTTTAAATGGAATATTAGAATCCATTTAA
- a CDS encoding TonB-dependent receptor, which produces MKVLLPILIILFLSLPHTIQGQQKYTLSGTISEVSSNETLIGVTVAIPELKTGVTTNEYGFYSITLPEGTYTVLISYLGFEDITQQITLTENRRKDFLLSEEAEQLEEVVVTENVEKMDIRKPQMSVNTLSVGTIKKIPVILGEVDVIKSILLLPGVTNAGEGASGFNVRGGAADQNLILLDEAIIFNSSHLFGFFSVFNPDAIKDVKLYKGGIPARYGGRVSSVLDIFQKEGNSKEFKMNGGIGAVASRLLLEGPIKKDKAAFLIGGRASYAHLFLPLFDVDNTAYFYDLNTKFNYRLNEKNNIFLSGYFGRDVFGINDSFVNTYGNAVGNFRWNHLFSDKLFSNLSLIYSDYYYGLKLDFVGFNWNSGIRNFNLKYDLKHYATDKLQINYGINNVYYQFNPGKIEPSNSESGIIEEQLIEKYANEFAAYVDFEHRLSENLSVGYGLRFSHFMRLGQDELNVYANNNPVTYDPFLLIYQEADPIDVINPGRGTTLSHFSNFEPRVSLSYTLNQSSSIKASYTRLAQYLHLLSNTSSPTPLDVWTPSGPFTKPQLLNQYAFGYFKNINDGDFSLETEVFYKNVQNRIDYIDGANLIANNAIEQVILNGEARAYGLEYLLRKNEGKLQGWLAYTLSKSEQRTPGRASVIDNGRSNVETGINFGNWYNTPYDKTHDISLFLSYDLTDKWSFSGNFTYQTGQPTNYPVGQFEFQDLTVPYYGLRNSQRLPAYNRLDLSATLKPKKNKNRKLKGEWVFSLYNVYNRRNAASINFRQNDDTGVNEAVRTSIFGIVPAVTYNFNL; this is translated from the coding sequence ATGAAAGTACTTTTACCGATTCTTATCATCTTATTTTTAAGCTTACCCCATACTATTCAGGGCCAACAAAAATATACACTAAGCGGTACTATATCTGAAGTAAGCAGTAACGAAACATTAATTGGTGTTACAGTGGCAATACCAGAATTAAAAACCGGTGTCACCACCAATGAATACGGTTTTTATTCCATCACCCTTCCAGAAGGCACCTATACGGTACTTATAAGTTATTTAGGTTTTGAGGATATCACTCAACAAATAACATTGACAGAAAATAGACGTAAAGATTTTTTGTTAAGCGAAGAAGCTGAACAATTAGAGGAAGTAGTGGTTACGGAAAATGTGGAAAAAATGGATATCAGAAAGCCACAAATGAGCGTTAACACCCTTTCAGTAGGTACTATTAAAAAAATACCGGTGATTTTAGGTGAAGTAGATGTCATAAAATCCATATTACTATTACCGGGTGTAACCAATGCCGGTGAAGGTGCCTCAGGTTTTAACGTGAGAGGTGGAGCAGCTGATCAAAACCTTATTCTATTAGATGAAGCCATCATCTTTAACTCTTCTCACCTTTTTGGATTCTTCTCTGTATTTAATCCAGATGCCATTAAAGATGTAAAACTATATAAAGGTGGCATACCTGCCCGCTATGGCGGTCGAGTTTCATCTGTGCTAGATATATTTCAAAAAGAAGGCAATAGCAAAGAGTTTAAAATGAATGGCGGTATTGGTGCAGTTGCCAGTAGATTGTTGCTAGAAGGTCCCATTAAAAAAGATAAAGCAGCTTTTTTAATTGGCGGTAGAGCTTCTTACGCCCATTTGTTCCTTCCGTTGTTCGATGTTGATAACACAGCATATTTCTATGACCTAAACACCAAATTCAACTATAGATTAAATGAGAAAAATAACATTTTTCTTTCTGGATATTTTGGTAGAGATGTCTTTGGTATCAACGATAGTTTTGTAAACACCTATGGTAATGCTGTGGGTAATTTTAGATGGAACCATTTATTCTCCGACAAACTTTTCTCCAACCTATCTTTAATTTACTCTGATTACTATTACGGGTTAAAACTAGATTTTGTAGGGTTTAATTGGAACTCAGGCATAAGAAACTTTAATCTTAAATATGACCTTAAACATTACGCCACAGACAAATTGCAGATCAATTACGGCATTAACAACGTCTACTACCAGTTTAACCCAGGTAAAATTGAACCAAGCAATTCAGAGTCTGGCATTATTGAAGAACAACTAATTGAAAAATATGCTAATGAATTTGCCGCTTATGTTGATTTTGAACACAGATTAAGCGAAAATTTGAGTGTAGGTTACGGGCTGCGTTTTAGTCACTTTATGAGACTAGGGCAAGATGAATTAAATGTCTATGCCAATAACAATCCGGTTACTTATGATCCCTTTTTACTCATCTATCAAGAAGCAGACCCTATAGATGTTATAAATCCCGGTAGAGGAACTACGCTGTCTCATTTTAGCAATTTTGAACCAAGAGTTTCCCTTTCATATACCTTAAATCAATCTAGCTCTATTAAAGCGAGTTACACTAGATTAGCTCAATACCTACACCTTCTTTCAAATACCAGCTCACCTACCCCTTTAGATGTTTGGACACCAAGTGGACCATTTACAAAGCCACAGCTATTAAATCAATATGCTTTTGGTTACTTTAAAAATATTAATGATGGAGATTTCTCCTTAGAAACTGAAGTCTTCTATAAAAATGTCCAAAATAGAATAGATTATATAGACGGTGCTAATCTTATTGCCAATAATGCCATTGAACAAGTAATTCTAAATGGCGAAGCGCGTGCTTATGGGCTGGAGTATCTTTTGCGGAAAAATGAGGGAAAACTACAGGGTTGGCTAGCCTATACCCTGTCCAAATCTGAACAACGCACACCTGGTAGAGCGTCTGTTATAGACAATGGTCGTAGCAATGTTGAAACCGGAATTAATTTTGGGAATTGGTACAATACGCCTTACGATAAAACGCATGACATTTCATTGTTCTTAAGTTATGATCTAACAGATAAATGGAGTTTTAGTGGAAATTTCACATACCAAACCGGACAACCTACCAATTACCCCGTCGGTCAATTTGAATTTCAAGATTTAACCGTGCCTTATTACGGTTTAAGAAATTCTCAACGATTACCGGCATACAATCGCCTTGACCTATCGGCTACTTTGAAACCTAAAAAAAATAAGAACCGAAAATTAAAAGGTGAATGGGTCTTTAGCTTATATAATGTTTATAATAGACGAAATGCAGCTTCTATTAATTTTAGACAGAATGATGACACCGGAGTAAACGAGGCTGTAAGAACCTCTATATTTGGCATAGTGCCGGCAGTAACTTACAATTTTAATCTTTAG